Proteins encoded by one window of Pseudomonadota bacterium:
- a CDS encoding argininosuccinate synthase — MTSTQQKGRVVLAYSGGLDTSCILRWLIDEGYEVVAYIANVGQDEDFEEARQKAQAIGASKIYVEDLRRELVTDFIFPAIKANAIYEGRYLLGTSLARPCIARRHVEIARLEGCQYVSHGSTGKGNDQVRFELTYYALAPDLKVIAPWRNPEFLARFKGRPDLMAYAQAQGIPVTATVAKPYSMDDNLYHISYESGILEDPKQAPTADMFRWTKSPEEAEATPEEIAIHFKDGSPVKLENLTAKKAFEEPLELFMALNDLGSRHGVGRIDIVENRFIGIKSRGVYETPGGTILREAHMDIEGIAMDREVMRLRDSLSPKFSELIYNGFWFSPEMEFLMAALEKSQEAIDGVVYLRLFRGRATVIGRESPSSLYDRDLVSMDIEGGFNPLDSEGFIKINAIRLKAHHAIMQRRAKKAESAALAPV; from the coding sequence ATGACATCGACCCAGCAAAAAGGCAGAGTTGTACTGGCATACAGCGGCGGACTCGACACATCGTGCATCCTCAGATGGCTCATCGATGAGGGCTACGAGGTCGTGGCGTACATCGCCAACGTCGGTCAGGACGAAGACTTCGAGGAAGCCCGGCAGAAGGCGCAGGCCATCGGCGCGAGCAAGATCTATGTCGAAGATCTGCGCCGCGAGCTCGTCACCGATTTCATCTTTCCCGCCATCAAGGCCAATGCCATCTACGAGGGCCGATATCTTCTGGGCACGTCGCTGGCGCGTCCCTGCATCGCGCGCCGACACGTCGAGATCGCGCGCCTCGAAGGGTGTCAGTACGTCTCGCATGGCTCGACCGGCAAGGGGAACGATCAGGTGCGCTTCGAGCTCACCTACTACGCCCTGGCCCCGGACCTCAAGGTGATCGCGCCCTGGCGCAACCCTGAGTTCCTGGCACGCTTCAAGGGGCGGCCCGACCTGATGGCCTACGCACAGGCCCAGGGAATCCCGGTCACCGCGACGGTGGCCAAGCCGTACAGCATGGATGACAACCTCTATCACATCAGCTACGAGTCGGGCATCCTCGAAGATCCGAAGCAGGCCCCCACGGCCGACATGTTCCGCTGGACGAAGTCGCCCGAGGAAGCCGAGGCAACACCTGAAGAGATCGCCATCCACTTCAAGGACGGCAGCCCCGTGAAGCTCGAGAACCTCACGGCGAAGAAAGCGTTCGAAGAGCCGCTCGAGCTCTTCATGGCGCTCAACGACCTCGGCAGCCGTCACGGCGTCGGCCGCATCGACATCGTCGAGAACCGCTTCATCGGCATCAAGTCACGCGGGGTGTACGAGACCCCCGGCGGCACCATCCTGCGCGAAGCCCACATGGACATCGAAGGCATCGCCATGGACCGCGAGGTGATGCGGCTGCGCGACAGCCTGTCGCCGAAGTTCTCCGAGCTCATCTACAACGGCTTCTGGTTCAGCCCGGAGATGGAGTTCCTCATGGCCGCGCTCGAGAAGAGTCAGGAGGCCATCGACGGAGTGGTCTATCTGCGTCTCTTCCGCGGCCGCGCCACGGTGATCGGGCGCGAGTCGCCGTCGTCGCTCTACGACCGCGACCTGGTGAGCATGGACATCGAGGGCGGTTTCAACCCCCTTGACTCTGAGGGCTTCATCAAGATCAATGCCATTCGCCTGAAGGCACATCACGCCATCATGCAGCGGCGGGCAAAGAAGGCCGAGAGCGCCGCGCTGGCCCCGGTCTGA
- a CDS encoding M20/M25/M40 family metallo-hydrolase, protein MLALAAWAALRCGTVWAAPAPPSHGLAPALRSDLARLRDAALRSDYAWQQCAWLCDHIGPRLSGSPQAAAAVAHVAARMRDLGLDVRLEPVEVPHWVRGEETGAIVAWPGQPKGVQQRLALTALGGSVATAAEGLRAPVLVVESMTALEALPDDVVRGTIVLFDVAFDKALARIGQGGEAYDLAVQPRVRGASLAARKGAVAALVRSAGGAEFRLPHTGNMRYADGVPKVPAAAVAAEDAMLIARLARQGRVELFLRLTPQTLDPVRSLEIVLVSGHLDSWDLGTGALDDAAGVAVAMETMQLLTRLELHPSRTVRMVAWMNEENGLAGARAYAALHRAEISRHVAALESDLGAGHPAGFNLHGSAQLADLLEPVTRILAGAGAPAMQRNPWSGGADISPLDDAGVPTLGLLQDSRTYFDYHHTAADTLDKIDPAELRVNAAVAAVLTYALADFEGDVPR, encoded by the coding sequence CTGCTGGCACTCGCGGCATGGGCCGCGTTACGCTGCGGCACGGTCTGGGCGGCACCAGCACCCCCGTCGCACGGGCTTGCCCCCGCGCTTCGGTCTGACCTCGCGCGTCTGCGCGACGCGGCGCTTCGCAGCGACTACGCATGGCAGCAGTGTGCGTGGCTGTGCGATCACATCGGTCCGCGTCTCAGCGGGTCGCCCCAGGCGGCGGCGGCCGTTGCGCATGTGGCGGCTCGAATGCGTGACCTGGGCCTCGACGTGCGCCTCGAACCGGTCGAGGTGCCACATTGGGTACGCGGAGAGGAGACGGGTGCCATCGTGGCCTGGCCTGGCCAGCCCAAGGGGGTGCAGCAGAGGCTTGCGCTCACGGCGCTTGGCGGCAGCGTAGCCACCGCGGCCGAGGGGCTGCGCGCGCCCGTGCTCGTCGTGGAGAGCATGACCGCGCTCGAGGCGTTGCCCGATGACGTGGTGCGCGGCACGATCGTGTTGTTCGATGTTGCGTTCGACAAGGCCCTGGCCCGCATCGGACAGGGGGGAGAGGCCTATGATCTGGCCGTGCAACCGCGGGTGCGGGGCGCTTCCCTCGCGGCACGAAAGGGGGCCGTGGCGGCGCTGGTGCGCTCGGCGGGCGGGGCTGAGTTCCGGCTTCCCCATACAGGAAACATGCGTTATGCTGATGGCGTTCCGAAGGTTCCCGCGGCTGCCGTTGCGGCCGAAGATGCGATGCTCATCGCTCGTCTGGCGAGGCAGGGTCGGGTAGAGCTCTTCCTGCGCCTGACGCCACAGACCCTGGATCCGGTGCGCAGCTTGGAGATCGTTCTCGTGAGCGGTCATCTCGACTCGTGGGACCTGGGCACCGGCGCCCTCGATGACGCCGCGGGGGTGGCGGTGGCCATGGAGACGATGCAACTGCTCACCCGTCTCGAACTTCATCCCTCACGCACGGTTCGCATGGTGGCCTGGATGAACGAGGAGAACGGCCTGGCGGGTGCGCGTGCCTACGCCGCGCTTCATCGCGCGGAGATCTCGCGGCATGTGGCTGCGCTCGAGAGCGATCTCGGCGCGGGACATCCAGCCGGCTTCAATCTCCATGGAAGCGCCCAGCTGGCCGATCTCCTCGAACCGGTGACGCGGATCCTCGCGGGGGCCGGGGCGCCGGCGATGCAGCGCAATCCGTGGAGCGGCGGCGCAGACATCTCTCCCCTCGATGATGCAGGGGTTCCCACCCTTGGCTTGCTGCAAGACAGCCGCACCTACTTCGACTATCACCACACGGCGGCCGACACCCTCGACAAGATCGACCCGGCTGAGCTGCGGGTGAATGCCGCGGTGGCGGCTGTTCTGACGTACGCCCTCGCAGACTTCGAGGGCGACGTGCCGCGGTAG
- a CDS encoding RecQ family ATP-dependent DNA helicase has translation MGWRVVCCQPVASRISSAEWGMALSEVALRVLRDVFGHEGFRAGQREIITALLAGRDVLGVLPTGTGKSLCYQLPACLSRSLTVVISPLIALMRDQVVSLRRRGVACAALHAGLESAEREQVLAALEQRRLRVLYLAPERLEGASFAALLARVGVGLVAVDEAHCISAWGHDFRPSYRRLGAALDGIGARVRLALTATATPAVRREIASALRMRDPLEHVGSFYRQNLHLSVRPIAPAHRLDEVRAAIAGAGAAIVYAATRMQAEQTARALGALCYHAGMSPEARSRAQDAFVGGQAPTVVATNAFGLGVDKPDVRAVVHLQMPASLEAYVQEVGRGGRDGQPCRCVLLQSPDDEQVHRALIERSFPDDAMARRLVAAAEQGRLRVTRIEDLPGLLPRERSVAERSLEALIATGVLRVEPFAWVRPAPDGHVALDDLRRHRLQRTQLLRRMTQFSALRGACRHARISAYFGQRLPAASCGRCDGCDRSASQQAAC, from the coding sequence ATGGGCTGGCGAGTCGTATGCTGCCAGCCCGTCGCTTCGCGTATCTCTTCCGCGGAATGGGGAATGGCCTTGTCAGAAGTGGCGCTGCGTGTGCTGCGTGACGTGTTCGGACACGAAGGGTTCAGGGCGGGGCAGCGTGAGATCATCACCGCTCTTCTTGCGGGTCGCGACGTTCTCGGCGTGCTGCCCACCGGCACGGGCAAGTCGCTGTGCTATCAGCTGCCGGCCTGCTTGTCGCGCTCGCTCACCGTTGTGATATCTCCCCTGATCGCGCTCATGCGCGATCAGGTCGTGTCGCTGCGGCGCCGGGGGGTGGCCTGTGCGGCGCTCCACGCCGGCCTTGAGAGCGCCGAGCGTGAGCAGGTGCTGGCGGCTCTCGAGCAGCGACGGCTGCGCGTGCTCTATCTTGCCCCCGAGCGTCTTGAAGGGGCCTCGTTCGCAGCCCTGCTCGCACGGGTGGGGGTGGGCCTGGTGGCTGTCGATGAAGCGCACTGCATCAGCGCGTGGGGGCACGACTTTCGACCGTCGTACCGCAGGTTGGGGGCCGCCCTCGACGGCATCGGGGCGCGGGTGCGCCTCGCGCTCACCGCAACCGCAACGCCGGCGGTGCGTCGCGAGATCGCATCGGCGTTGCGCATGCGCGATCCGCTGGAGCATGTGGGGTCGTTCTATCGCCAGAACCTGCACCTCTCTGTGCGGCCCATCGCGCCAGCGCATCGTCTGGACGAGGTGCGCGCCGCGATAGCCGGCGCCGGCGCTGCCATCGTCTATGCGGCCACGCGGATGCAGGCAGAGCAGACCGCTCGCGCGCTCGGCGCCCTCTGCTACCACGCCGGCATGTCGCCGGAGGCCAGGAGCCGGGCGCAAGACGCCTTTGTCGGGGGGCAGGCGCCAACCGTCGTGGCCACCAATGCCTTTGGCCTCGGGGTCGACAAGCCAGACGTGCGCGCGGTGGTTCACCTGCAGATGCCCGCCAGCCTCGAGGCCTACGTGCAGGAGGTGGGGCGAGGCGGGAGAGACGGGCAACCGTGCCGCTGCGTTCTTCTGCAGTCGCCGGACGATGAACAGGTGCATCGCGCACTCATCGAGAGGTCTTTTCCGGACGACGCCATGGCGCGGCGCCTCGTCGCCGCCGCGGAGCAGGGAAGGCTGCGCGTCACGCGCATCGAGGACCTGCCTGGCCTGCTGCCCCGCGAGCGGTCAGTGGCGGAGCGGAGCCTCGAAGCGCTCATCGCCACGGGCGTGCTCCGTGTCGAGCCGTTCGCCTGGGTGCGGCCTGCACCGGACGGCCACGTGGCGCTCGACGACCTGCGCCGACATCGTCTGCAGCGCACGCAGCTGCTACGCCGCATGACGCAGTTTTCCGCCCTGCGGGGGGCGTGTCGCCATGCGCGCATCAGCGCGTACTTCGGCCAGCGTCTGCCGGCCGCGAGCTGCGGGCGGTGCGATGGGTGCGATCGTTCCGCGTCGCAGCAGGCGGCCTGTTGA
- the hslV gene encoding ATP-dependent protease subunit HslV, with translation MRIRSTTIVAMLRDGQMAMAGDGQVTFDKTVMKHGARKVRRMAGGKVVGGFAGSAADGLSLFEKLEAKLEEYNGNLLRAAVELAKDWRSDKYLRRLEALLVVGNKDTLLVLSGNGDVIEPDDQIASIGSGSPYALAAARALARNTSLPADAVVRESLRIASEICIYTNDQIVVETL, from the coding sequence GTGAGAATCCGCTCTACAACCATTGTTGCGATGCTGCGCGACGGTCAGATGGCCATGGCCGGCGATGGCCAGGTGACCTTCGACAAGACCGTCATGAAGCACGGAGCCCGCAAGGTCCGTCGCATGGCGGGCGGCAAGGTCGTGGGTGGTTTCGCGGGTTCGGCGGCAGACGGCCTGAGCCTGTTCGAGAAGCTCGAGGCGAAGCTCGAGGAGTACAACGGCAATCTGTTGCGCGCCGCGGTCGAGCTGGCCAAGGACTGGCGCTCTGACAAGTATCTGCGGCGGCTCGAGGCGCTGCTGGTGGTGGGCAACAAGGACACCCTGCTCGTGCTCAGCGGCAATGGCGACGTCATCGAGCCCGACGACCAGATCGCCAGCATCGGATCAGGGTCGCCCTACGCCCTGGCCGCGGCGCGGGCGCTGGCCCGCAACACCTCGCTCCCGGCAGACGCGGTGGTGCGCGAGTCCTTGCGCATCGCGTCGGAGATCTGCATCTACACAAACGACCAGATCGTCGTCGAGACCCTGTAG
- the dprA gene encoding DNA-protecting protein DprA, which translates to MSASIGQVEAMLALSRVPRFGAATLSRLQPHLPTAAHVWEAPATTLRSLAPGPAVEALVAARRTLDPGALHAQALAAGCAVVTLGSPAYPPLLGTLSSAPLALYVRGSVEALSRWPTVAVVGTRRASAYALRATESFVEGFSRAGLTVVSGMARGVDEAAHRRALACNALTVAVLGCGVDLCYPPESRSLKAAIERQGAVVSPFPPGEGPMPWHFPARNRIISGLSRAVLVVEAGMRSGAMITAEYAIDHERPLFAVPGSILTEVSAGCNQLLAEGTATLARDAGDVLCELGLTVPPVRVSSATDDESAALLAVLEADDGFADGGWLEVEEIAARSGMPMRAVARLLVRLEMTGRVQRAPGNRYRARSPLADTRG; encoded by the coding sequence ATGTCTGCCTCCATCGGTCAGGTCGAAGCCATGCTGGCTCTCTCTCGCGTGCCGCGATTCGGAGCCGCAACACTCTCTCGCCTTCAGCCCCATCTGCCCACGGCGGCGCACGTATGGGAAGCGCCCGCCACGACCTTGCGCTCGCTCGCGCCCGGTCCCGCGGTCGAGGCGCTGGTGGCGGCCCGTCGCACGCTTGATCCCGGCGCGCTCCACGCCCAGGCGCTCGCGGCTGGCTGTGCCGTTGTCACGCTTGGATCTCCAGCATACCCTCCGCTGCTGGGCACGCTGTCGTCGGCGCCCCTCGCGCTGTACGTACGTGGAAGCGTGGAGGCGCTCAGCCGCTGGCCGACGGTTGCCGTCGTGGGAACGCGTCGCGCGTCCGCCTATGCGCTGCGCGCCACCGAGAGCTTCGTGGAGGGGTTCTCTCGTGCCGGCCTCACGGTGGTGAGCGGAATGGCTCGGGGCGTCGACGAGGCGGCCCACCGACGCGCACTTGCCTGCAACGCGCTCACGGTGGCGGTCCTCGGATGTGGTGTCGACCTCTGCTATCCGCCGGAGAGCCGTTCGCTGAAAGCCGCCATCGAGAGACAGGGTGCCGTTGTGAGCCCCTTCCCCCCGGGAGAGGGACCGATGCCGTGGCACTTCCCGGCGAGAAACCGCATCATCAGCGGTCTCTCTCGCGCAGTTCTGGTCGTGGAGGCGGGCATGCGCAGCGGGGCCATGATCACCGCGGAGTATGCCATCGATCACGAGCGACCGCTCTTTGCCGTTCCCGGGAGCATTCTCACCGAAGTCTCCGCGGGGTGCAACCAGCTGCTCGCGGAAGGAACGGCCACCCTTGCCCGTGACGCGGGCGACGTGCTCTGCGAGCTCGGGCTGACCGTGCCACCGGTACGTGTGTCGAGCGCGACTGATGACGAGTCTGCCGCGCTCCTCGCGGTGCTGGAGGCCGACGATGGCTTTGCGGACGGCGGATGGCTCGAGGTGGAGGAGATTGCGGCGCGTTCGGGAATGCCAATGCGCGCCGTGGCGCGCCTGCTGGTCCGTCTCGAGATGACGGGGCGGGTGCAGCGGGCGCCGGGCAACCGCTACCGCGCTCGCAGCCCCCTCGCAGACACGCGGGGATGA
- a CDS encoding FHA domain-containing protein: MAARGVGEVSRALVPSKDARGQVGETGVFHQRHLHPVFGQMRPVIELLEVQQPRRFFSNVLKNIAVPAAERSFVSGYEALLRGALRDALERFSDAFTKDAQFADAYFMHGAISLELEAYESAVHSFKKVLLCQARLGTKIRKYVPSLRLTLCLTENSSFAFYPDLLGVSILLSLAHRGLRDDEEAGTVLDQLLGVLPDNPVVGFFLSLHYIEAGRWRDVIALLKDTLPDDNISLCNLILLARACVETHDAETALEIFKKILTRTDFDPQLMLDARYGYGTALANRGRNTEAEDEFNRITSRYPGFLDLLERLGIEAGARRPSAIPAPGSRAAGSIPVVAVPEFPVSSPSAREPEPLPEAVPVEPSPLSAAQAVPSTSSTAPVEPAARPTALIPAPPATAAASGASAAALLMLVTDDATVSHPLESGETVIGREEGDIVISHDSAASRRHASVRVERGEAWLEDLSSTNGTYVNGHRIGGRVLLNRGDVVTVGQTRFNVR, encoded by the coding sequence ATGGCGGCTCGTGGCGTGGGCGAGGTGTCACGCGCCCTCGTGCCTTCCAAGGATGCGCGGGGACAGGTCGGGGAGACGGGCGTCTTTCATCAGCGGCATCTGCATCCGGTCTTCGGGCAGATGCGACCGGTCATCGAGCTGCTCGAGGTGCAGCAGCCTCGCCGCTTCTTCTCCAATGTGCTCAAGAACATCGCGGTGCCGGCAGCGGAGCGCTCGTTCGTCTCCGGCTATGAAGCCCTGCTCAGAGGGGCGCTGCGCGACGCGCTCGAGCGCTTCAGCGACGCATTCACCAAAGACGCGCAGTTCGCCGACGCCTATTTCATGCACGGCGCGATCTCGCTCGAGCTCGAAGCGTACGAGAGCGCCGTGCACAGCTTCAAGAAGGTGCTGCTCTGCCAGGCACGTCTCGGCACAAAGATACGCAAGTACGTGCCGTCGCTTCGCCTGACGCTGTGCCTCACGGAGAACTCGTCGTTCGCCTTCTATCCCGATCTGCTCGGAGTGAGCATCCTGCTATCGCTGGCGCACCGCGGCCTTCGTGATGACGAGGAGGCGGGCACGGTGCTCGACCAGCTTCTCGGGGTGCTTCCAGACAATCCGGTCGTGGGGTTCTTCCTCTCGCTCCACTACATCGAGGCCGGACGATGGCGCGACGTCATCGCCCTGCTCAAGGACACCCTTCCGGACGACAACATCTCGCTCTGCAACCTCATCCTTCTCGCGCGGGCCTGTGTCGAGACCCACGATGCGGAGACGGCGCTCGAGATCTTCAAGAAGATCCTCACGCGCACCGATTTCGACCCCCAGCTGATGCTCGATGCGCGCTACGGGTATGGCACCGCGCTTGCGAATCGCGGACGCAACACCGAGGCGGAAGATGAGTTCAATCGCATCACCTCGCGCTATCCGGGCTTTCTCGATCTTCTCGAGCGCCTCGGCATCGAGGCGGGTGCACGGCGCCCCTCCGCCATCCCGGCGCCTGGCTCGCGGGCAGCCGGGTCGATTCCCGTGGTGGCCGTGCCGGAGTTTCCGGTGTCCTCTCCCTCGGCTCGTGAGCCCGAGCCTTTGCCCGAAGCAGTGCCTGTCGAGCCCTCGCCGCTCTCCGCCGCCCAGGCTGTTCCCAGCACCAGCAGCACGGCGCCGGTCGAGCCGGCGGCCCGCCCCACGGCGCTCATCCCAGCGCCACCCGCGACAGCTGCGGCGTCTGGCGCCAGCGCCGCCGCGCTCCTCATGCTGGTGACCGACGATGCGACCGTCTCTCACCCGCTTGAGTCGGGAGAGACGGTCATCGGTCGCGAAGAGGGAGACATCGTGATCTCGCACGACAGCGCCGCTTCGCGTCGCCATGCGAGTGTCAGGGTGGAGCGGGGTGAGGCGTGGCTCGAAGACCTCTCCTCCACCAACGGCACCTACGTGAACGGTCATCGCATCGGAGGACGTGTGCTCCTCAATCGCGGCGACGTGGTCACCGTGGGACAGACGCGCTTCAACGTTCGCTGA
- a CDS encoding FHA domain-containing protein translates to MKCDVCGSDNLEGAAYCEDCGAKLVVVPHDVSSTPPPAPAVTPVAPPPAPAAAPPSAPAATGASVQCPSCGADNPSTEAYCVDCGANLGSSPAPAAVSAPVPVAPPAAPVAAASGCARIALADGTKQFDLNKEITTMGRRSPADQIEPDVDLTNDDPESYVSRRHAQILRNDDEYIFEDVGSSNGSFLNNVKMAAGEQRVLRNGDRLRLGKTEFVFSTP, encoded by the coding sequence ATGAAGTGCGACGTCTGCGGTTCAGACAATCTCGAAGGAGCCGCCTACTGCGAAGACTGCGGCGCAAAGCTCGTGGTCGTTCCCCACGATGTCTCGTCCACCCCACCTCCGGCGCCCGCTGTGACGCCGGTGGCGCCGCCTCCCGCACCGGCCGCCGCGCCGCCCTCCGCACCGGCAGCGACGGGCGCGAGTGTGCAGTGCCCGTCGTGTGGGGCCGACAACCCGTCGACCGAGGCCTACTGCGTCGACTGCGGGGCCAATCTCGGCTCGAGTCCGGCCCCGGCAGCCGTGTCCGCGCCCGTCCCGGTGGCGCCTCCGGCCGCTCCGGTGGCAGCCGCGTCCGGCTGCGCGCGCATCGCCCTGGCCGATGGCACCAAGCAGTTCGATCTCAACAAGGAGATCACGACCATGGGACGTCGCAGCCCTGCCGATCAGATCGAGCCCGACGTCGATCTCACCAACGATGACCCGGAATCGTACGTGTCTCGTCGCCACGCGCAGATCCTGCGCAATGACGACGAGTACATCTTCGAAGACGTCGGCTCGTCGAACGGCAGCTTCTTGAACAACGTCAAGATGGCCGCAGGCGAGCAGCGCGTCCTGCGAAACGGCGACCGCCTGCGCCTCGGAAAGACCGAGTTCGTCTTCTCGACGCCCTGA
- a CDS encoding VWA domain-containing protein, whose product MAQEVMLDVLLSYQNVLVTSERKLLYLLAEVRPGEAVGAGPAALNLAIVLDKSGSMYAARKLEYVKNAVQFVIDQLRPTDLCSIIAFADKARVLIPSGQLYDKEQAKRMIKNIDQVDVGSGTEMLKGIEAAVSQVRNAFSPDRMNHVVILTDGLTQAEKKCHERCLEANRDGISVSTIGVGDDFNEELLLGIANGCRGKSYYIDDPRDIPQIFADELQGVQSVVVRNPRIKLKLAKDIGVRRAFKVKPLINDLGQLQMVDREATVQLADLQSNEVQSTLFELELPSRQAGTYRVAQVEATYDLPSLQVRDASVSRDVLVGYTPDPALASVVTPQVMNVVDLVSVFRQQTRALELAQAGDRAKATQLLRSAATTLLERGQGDLAQQALQEAQRIETGAAASSAGTKKLQYGTRKLTQLLDQVPLPPTS is encoded by the coding sequence ATGGCACAAGAAGTGATGCTCGACGTGCTGTTGAGCTACCAGAATGTCCTGGTGACGAGCGAGCGGAAGCTGCTCTACCTGCTTGCAGAGGTGAGGCCAGGAGAGGCTGTGGGGGCGGGTCCCGCGGCCCTCAACCTGGCCATCGTTCTCGACAAGAGCGGTTCGATGTACGCGGCGCGCAAGCTCGAGTACGTCAAGAATGCCGTGCAGTTCGTCATCGATCAGCTGCGCCCCACCGATCTCTGTTCCATCATTGCGTTCGCCGACAAGGCTCGCGTCCTGATTCCCAGCGGTCAGCTCTACGACAAGGAGCAGGCCAAGCGCATGATCAAGAACATCGACCAGGTCGATGTGGGCAGCGGCACCGAGATGCTCAAGGGCATCGAGGCCGCGGTGAGCCAGGTGCGCAACGCGTTCTCGCCAGATCGCATGAACCATGTGGTCATCCTCACCGATGGTCTCACCCAGGCCGAGAAGAAGTGCCACGAGCGCTGTCTCGAGGCCAACCGCGATGGCATCTCGGTGTCCACCATCGGCGTGGGTGATGACTTCAATGAAGAGCTGCTCCTCGGCATCGCCAACGGGTGTCGGGGGAAGTCGTACTACATCGACGATCCGCGTGACATCCCCCAGATCTTCGCTGACGAGCTGCAGGGGGTGCAGTCGGTGGTGGTGCGCAACCCGCGCATCAAGCTCAAGCTCGCCAAGGACATCGGTGTGCGACGGGCCTTCAAGGTGAAGCCGCTCATCAATGACCTCGGTCAGCTGCAGATGGTCGATCGCGAAGCCACGGTCCAGCTCGCCGATCTGCAGTCGAACGAGGTACAGTCGACCTTGTTCGAGCTCGAGCTGCCCTCTCGACAGGCGGGCACATATCGTGTGGCCCAGGTCGAAGCCACCTACGATCTGCCCTCTCTTCAGGTGCGTGATGCGTCGGTCAGCCGTGACGTGCTGGTGGGCTACACCCCTGACCCGGCGCTGGCGTCGGTGGTCACGCCTCAGGTCATGAACGTCGTCGATCTCGTCTCGGTGTTCCGCCAGCAGACCCGAGCGCTCGAGCTGGCCCAGGCGGGCGATCGGGCCAAGGCGACGCAGCTGCTCCGCTCCGCGGCCACCACGCTTCTCGAGCGCGGCCAGGGCGATCTTGCGCAGCAGGCCTTGCAAGAAGCCCAGCGCATCGAGACCGGTGCGGCCGCGTCGTCGGCGGGCACCAAGAAGCTGCAGTACGGCACGCGAAAGCTCACCCAGCTGCTCGACCAGGTGCCCCTGCCACCGACCTCCTGA
- a CDS encoding serine/threonine protein kinase, with the protein MSDSDLLPPGTVLAERYEIVSLLGRGGMSAVYRARDRRLATAVWAVKEMGVDHLDGDDLEQAGRLFEQEAIMLAALSHRTLPRVCDYFIEGGRRYLVMELLEGETLERRVEQSGPVDPSRALQWCVELAEALVYLHGRSPAVIFRDMKPSNVMLTTDGAIKLIDFGIARFHSAEKAADTVALGTPGYAAPEQYGARQSDGRVDVYGLGATLHYLLTARAPTDHMFVFLPPSSICGGLPPAVDAVVLRAVSVNPADRFSDMAEMGAALREALDSVAGRSAPPLAQRPAMPPSPEPQAPVHTQKMALAFAPAALDFGTLRQGETRRLEVRVTGGARGALSCPERRMVRIEPRFLERADATVEVTVYTSSLREGGTHRTEVFLRSPAGEVRLPVCVSIEPARLSLLGVILAALLAVASLIPVFGFVAALLLAVLYYACPSDERIALRVFAVAAACCCGLNLALIAFLLARGHPLSRWFPWMNLFTVPLH; encoded by the coding sequence ATGTCAGACTCGGATCTGCTGCCCCCGGGAACCGTGCTCGCCGAGCGCTACGAGATCGTCTCGCTGCTGGGGCGAGGGGGCATGAGTGCCGTCTATCGAGCACGCGATCGACGTCTAGCCACCGCGGTGTGGGCGGTGAAGGAGATGGGGGTCGATCATCTCGATGGCGACGACCTCGAGCAGGCGGGGCGGCTGTTCGAGCAGGAAGCGATCATGCTCGCAGCGCTCAGCCATCGCACGCTTCCCCGTGTGTGCGACTACTTCATCGAGGGGGGGCGTCGCTATCTCGTCATGGAGCTGCTCGAAGGGGAGACCCTCGAGCGACGGGTCGAGCAGTCGGGCCCGGTCGACCCCTCCCGAGCGCTGCAGTGGTGCGTCGAGCTCGCAGAGGCGCTCGTCTATCTGCACGGCCGCTCCCCTGCGGTCATCTTTCGTGACATGAAGCCCTCGAATGTCATGCTCACCACCGATGGCGCCATCAAGCTCATCGACTTCGGCATCGCTCGCTTCCACTCCGCCGAGAAGGCGGCGGACACCGTGGCCCTGGGCACGCCTGGCTACGCAGCGCCCGAGCAGTACGGCGCAAGGCAGAGCGATGGCCGCGTCGACGTCTATGGGCTCGGGGCCACGCTGCACTATCTGCTCACCGCGCGCGCCCCCACCGACCACATGTTTGTGTTCCTCCCGCCCTCGTCGATCTGTGGCGGCCTGCCACCCGCCGTGGACGCCGTCGTTCTTCGTGCCGTCTCGGTGAACCCGGCCGATCGCTTCTCCGACATGGCCGAGATGGGGGCGGCTCTGCGGGAAGCGCTCGACAGCGTTGCCGGCCGATCCGCCCCTCCGCTCGCGCAACGGCCAGCGATGCCCCCGTCGCCGGAGCCTCAAGCCCCTGTGCATACCCAGAAGATGGCGCTGGCGTTCGCCCCCGCGGCTCTCGACTTCGGCACGCTGCGACAGGGCGAGACCCGCCGGCTCGAGGTGCGCGTGACGGGAGGGGCGCGTGGTGCACTGTCCTGCCCGGAACGGCGCATGGTTCGCATCGAGCCTCGGTTCCTCGAGCGTGCGGACGCGACCGTGGAGGTCACCGTGTACACCTCCTCGCTGCGCGAGGGGGGCACACATCGAACCGAGGTCTTCCTTCGCAGCCCCGCCGGGGAGGTCCGCCTGCCTGTGTGCGTGTCCATCGAGCCCGCGCGTCTCAGCCTGCTGGGCGTCATACTCGCCGCCCTCCTCGCCGTGGCCTCGCTCATCCCCGTCTTCGGGTTTGTGGCGGCTCTGCTGCTGGCGGTGCTCTACTACGCCTGCCCGAGCGATGAGCGAATCGCGCTGCGTGTGTTCGCCGTGGCTGCGGCGTGCTGCTGCGGGCTGAACCTTGCGCTCATCGCCTTCCTTCTCGCTCGGGGTCATCCCCTGTCGCGCTGGTTCCCGTGGATGAACCTGTTCACGGTGCCGCTGCACTGA